The sequence below is a genomic window from Ferroacidibacillus organovorans.
CGTCGCTCGTAGCGTATTGCAGGGCGCCCACCGCGAGATGATCGTCGGTCGCCGCTTTGACGATGGCGCGCGCGAGTTCACGGTCGACGGTGCACTCCATCGTTTGCTGTCGCCCCGCAAATTCGAGCGTGCCTTTCATGCGCGCGCTGCAGGCGACGGCAAACTGCCCGTCGATGCGCGTGCCGTGTGGCGTGAGCACGATGATCGTCTCGGGTTTTGCGGCCGCCATACCGAAGCCTAGCGTCTGCATGCTTTGGCGCGTTTTTTCCATCAGTGCCGGATTGTGCGGGGACAGGTCCTCCAGGATCTCGTAGCCGTGCGGCGTGATCGCAGAAAAGACGAAGGTTGGCATCGCATGTTCCCCTTTCGACTTTGTGATTGCAGATGTCCTGTGCGATGACGGTCTTTCGCGCCCGCAGGCTTTCGCTTGTTGGTAGGCGGTTCGGACTGCATCTTCTAGGGCGCGGTGTGCGGCTCGACGGTTGTGAGTTTTTCATAGAAATCGAGGTATTTATCCTTGTCGGCACTCGCCCGCAAGGCCATCGCAGTGCGCGGATGCTCGTCGAGCATGCCTGTGATCGCGTACGGGATGGTGTATCCCCATTCTACCTTTTCGCGCATAGGAATGAACAGCTTTTCCAGTGGCTCAAGGAGCGGGCGCACATCATAGCGCGTGCCGTGGAGTTGGCTCACGAGGAGTTCAGTCGGGCAGTTTCCGGCGGCGCGCCCCATGCCAAAGACGGATGCATCGAGGAATGTCACACCCTGCTCGATCGCCGTCAGGGTATTGGCAAACGCCATCTGCATGTTGTTGTGCGTGTGAATGCCGAGCGCCTTTTTCGGTGCGAACTTCTGAAACTTTGCGACAAGGTACTCGATATCCCGTTGGAGGAGGCTGCCAAAGGAATCGACCACGTACACCACGTCGACCGGGCTTTCGTTTAAAACTTCGAGCGCCTCGTTGAGGTCATTCTCTTTGGCGTGCGACACCGCCATGATGTTGAGCGTGGTCTCGTAGCCGAGGGCGTGAAACTTGCTGGCGAGGTCGATGCCCTTATCCACATCTTTCAGGTAGCATGCCACGCGGATCAAGTCGAGATAGCTCTCGCTGCGGTGCACGATGTCCCGATCGTCCACGCGCCCGATGTCGACGAGGGCGGAGAGTTTAGTGTTCGTTTTCTCGCCGATCGTCTCGCGGATCAGGTCCTCCGTCAGATACGCCCACGGCCCGGCGTTTGGAAGATGGTGCAGTTTGGGTGAGTTTTTGTAGCCGAGTTCCATGTAGTCGACGCCGGACCGGCTCAGCGCCTGATAAAGGGTGCGGACGAACGCCTGCGAAAAGTCCCAATTGTTCACAAGCCCGCCGTCGCGGATGGTGCAATCGAGCACCTTTACATCTCGTTGTTTGATCGACATGATCATTCCCCCTGTTTCGTTGCGTTGCGTTTTGTGTATTTGCTCATGAGTGCTAGAGCGTGCGGATTCATCAGACTCGCGCG
It includes:
- a CDS encoding aldolase catalytic domain-containing protein — its product is MSIKQRDVKVLDCTIRDGGLVNNWDFSQAFVRTLYQALSRSGVDYMELGYKNSPKLHHLPNAGPWAYLTEDLIRETIGEKTNTKLSALVDIGRVDDRDIVHRSESYLDLIRVACYLKDVDKGIDLASKFHALGYETTLNIMAVSHAKENDLNEALEVLNESPVDVVYVVDSFGSLLQRDIEYLVAKFQKFAPKKALGIHTHNNMQMAFANTLTAIEQGVTFLDASVFGMGRAAGNCPTELLVSQLHGTRYDVRPLLEPLEKLFIPMREKVEWGYTIPYAITGMLDEHPRTAMALRASADKDKYLDFYEKLTTVEPHTAP